A single window of Rhizobium sp. SL42 DNA harbors:
- the pglA gene encoding polygalacturonase PglA codes for MTSQFITLLTAGARTATLLIAPDRFLFARDGALDWQLSEGDGLVVATGQVHSVVLNLGNLEPGRHYRLETADGGFTFATANETALLDIRDFGASTESADNARAIQSAIASLPAGGTLRLPAGLWSSGPIFLKGEMTLLLEEGAILADTGSRRGRKVLPARHADGRVLGTWEGVAEPCFASLINAIDCDNLTITGHGTIDGGGDRGDWWTWPKETRDGARRPRTIFLSSCKHVILSGITVQNSPSWTVHPVLCDHLLAAGLTIRNDPLSPNTDGLNPEASSDIRLIGLDISVGDDCIAIKAGKRDPRGGPDRPTRRVEISNCLMQRGHGAVVMGSEMSRGIHDVSISRCHFVGTDRGLRIKTRRGRGGAVSDIHLSQCRMDDVATPIAVNAFYFCDADGRSEYVQSRNPLPLSIETPRISNITIRDVVVSGAETAAAVFYGLPECEIDAVSVDGLSIVYAEGAKPGLPEMACHLPQLLHAGIVAENTRFSLLARLSPHSIHPNL; via the coding sequence GTGACCAGCCAGTTCATCACCCTGCTGACTGCCGGTGCCCGCACGGCAACGCTGTTGATCGCGCCGGACAGGTTTCTGTTTGCCCGTGATGGCGCGCTCGACTGGCAGCTCAGCGAGGGTGATGGCCTGGTTGTGGCGACAGGACAAGTACATTCGGTCGTGCTCAACCTGGGCAATCTCGAACCAGGACGACACTACCGACTGGAAACAGCGGATGGCGGCTTTACCTTCGCCACCGCAAATGAAACAGCCCTGCTCGACATTCGCGACTTCGGCGCATCGACGGAGAGCGCAGACAATGCGCGCGCGATCCAGTCCGCGATCGCTTCATTGCCGGCCGGCGGGACACTGCGTCTGCCCGCCGGATTATGGTCGAGTGGCCCGATATTTCTCAAAGGCGAGATGACGCTTCTGCTGGAGGAAGGCGCAATTCTTGCCGATACCGGTTCCCGCCGGGGCCGCAAGGTTCTGCCAGCCCGTCATGCAGATGGCCGCGTGCTCGGCACGTGGGAAGGCGTTGCCGAACCGTGTTTTGCCAGCCTGATCAATGCCATCGACTGTGACAACCTGACGATCACCGGTCACGGCACAATTGACGGCGGCGGCGACCGGGGCGACTGGTGGACATGGCCGAAGGAAACCCGCGACGGGGCGCGGCGCCCGCGCACGATCTTCCTGTCCAGCTGCAAACATGTGATCCTGTCCGGAATCACGGTGCAGAATTCCCCATCATGGACGGTGCATCCGGTCCTGTGCGATCACCTGCTCGCGGCGGGCCTGACGATCCGCAACGATCCGCTCTCGCCCAACACCGATGGACTGAACCCCGAAGCAAGCAGCGATATACGTCTGATCGGCCTCGACATCTCCGTGGGCGACGACTGTATCGCAATCAAGGCCGGCAAGCGTGATCCGCGCGGCGGGCCGGATCGTCCGACACGGCGCGTCGAAATCAGCAACTGCCTGATGCAACGTGGCCATGGCGCGGTGGTCATGGGCAGCGAGATGAGCCGCGGCATTCACGACGTCTCGATCAGCCGTTGCCATTTTGTCGGAACCGACCGCGGCCTGCGTATAAAGACAAGGCGCGGGCGCGGCGGCGCTGTCTCGGACATCCATCTCAGCCAATGCAGGATGGACGACGTCGCAACCCCGATTGCTGTCAACGCCTTCTATTTCTGCGATGCAGATGGGCGTTCTGAATATGTCCAGTCCCGCAATCCTTTGCCTCTTTCGATCGAGACACCGCGCATCAGCAACATTACCATCCGGGATGTGGTTGTATCGGGTGCAGAGACTGCGGCCGCCGTCTTCTACGGCTTGCCGGAGTGTGAGATCGACGCGGTGTCGGTCGATGGACTGAGTATCGTCTATGCCGAAGGCGCCAAGCCCGGCTTGCCGGAAATGGCGTGCCACCTTCCACAACTGCTCCATGCGGGCATTGTCGCTGAAAACACCCGCTTCAGCCTGCTCGCCCGGCTGTCACCACATTCCATTCACCCGAACTTGTGA
- a CDS encoding glycoside hydrolase family 88/105 protein, whose amino-acid sequence MLTSYFDNYARDYDYYKGGAWCYEDGCLYRGLISLHEATGEARWLEHLTRLVDGQIGSDGALAGYRIDEFNIDNVLPGRALIYLHRVTGDRRYLDAARPLGLQLQHHPRTKAGPYWHKLRYPHQIWLDGLYMALPFKLELANALSATDMASDAVDQFATALDLTFDKASGLYRHGYDEARLQAWADERTGLSPAHWARSIGWLAMAFVDIIDNLPHGQDRDDLAIRLAALNAQLRTCATTDHRWLQVIDHPEIAGNYPESSATAMFAYSLQKAERLGLGTDAELGRKALHALVEHELYGDADGRVHLNNICCVAGLGPFQGIYRDGSVAYYLTEDLRADDIKGVAPLMMAYAEERRHQAAAKPAHASVPGMERIGSDR is encoded by the coding sequence ATGCTGACCTCCTATTTCGACAATTACGCCCGCGACTATGATTATTACAAAGGTGGCGCCTGGTGCTACGAGGACGGCTGCCTGTATCGCGGCCTGATCAGCCTGCACGAGGCGACGGGAGAAGCCCGCTGGCTCGAGCATCTGACGCGTCTCGTCGATGGCCAGATCGGATCGGACGGTGCGCTTGCCGGATACAGGATCGATGAATTCAACATCGACAACGTCCTTCCGGGACGCGCGCTGATCTATCTGCACCGCGTGACGGGCGACAGGCGCTATCTCGACGCGGCTCGGCCGCTCGGCCTGCAATTGCAGCATCATCCCCGCACCAAGGCGGGCCCCTACTGGCACAAGCTTCGCTATCCGCACCAGATCTGGCTGGATGGGCTCTATATGGCCCTACCCTTCAAGCTCGAACTCGCCAATGCACTTTCAGCGACCGACATGGCGTCCGACGCGGTTGATCAGTTCGCGACAGCGCTTGATCTCACATTCGACAAGGCATCCGGCCTCTATCGCCACGGCTACGACGAGGCCCGCCTCCAGGCCTGGGCCGATGAACGAACCGGCCTGTCTCCGGCCCATTGGGCGCGCTCGATTGGCTGGCTTGCCATGGCCTTCGTGGATATCATCGACAATCTGCCGCACGGCCAGGATCGGGACGATCTCGCCATCCGCCTCGCCGCATTGAACGCGCAGCTCAGAACATGCGCTACGACCGACCACCGATGGCTTCAGGTGATCGATCATCCGGAGATTGCGGGCAATTATCCGGAAAGCTCCGCGACTGCGATGTTTGCCTATTCCCTGCAAAAAGCAGAGCGGCTAGGGCTCGGCACCGATGCCGAGCTTGGTCGCAAGGCCTTGCATGCGCTGGTCGAACACGAGTTGTACGGCGACGCCGATGGCCGGGTTCACTTGAACAATATCTGTTGCGTTGCCGGTCTGGGCCCATTTCAGGGCATCTACAGGGACGGCAGCGTCGCTTACTATCTGACCGAGGATCTGCGGGCCGATGATATCAAGGGCGTCGCGCCGCTGATGATGGCTTATGCGGAAGAACGCCGGCATCAGGCTGCGGCAAAGCCAGCACACGCAAGTGTGCCTGGAATGGAACGGATCGGTTCCGACAGATAG